The segment ACTCTATAGCTTCAAACCGCACGTCGAGTACCTCCGGTTCGCCTCTATGTTCGACCCAGAACTCCTGGAAATGGAGTTCGCCGTCGGGTGTCAGGATTTTTGTGCACACCGCTGCAGGCGCATCGGTCATCGGTAGTATTGTAATCCGCTCGGGTATGCCGAAGCTCCGTGCAAGGGCAGCAGTCGCCTCAGTCAGGGTCTTGCCCTGCCGTAGCAGTTCAGATCGCGCGATATGCGTCGCTCTGTCTCTGTCTCCGATCATCAAGCGCTCAGGATTCGGCAAGTCCTGCAGAGCAGCATGTGTGCTGAAACTGTCGTTTTTGACACCCCACCAGGTCTCCTTGTTGATCAGCCCGCCTAACGTATAAAGCACGGAGTCGAGATCTGGGCAGAGCAAATTCCCTGAGATCCAGACATCTTCTGCGGTATTCACGACGATCGTCAGTCGCTCGCCCTTAAAGACCTTCTCGAGCCCTGGTAGCAGCTTCGGCGTGCCCGTACCACCGGAAAGAATGATCATACTCATCAAAAGGAGAAGCGACCCTATTAATATAATAACTACGTATGGACGCCAGGAATCGCTTGTATCTGTTGAATCCGTGCCACAGTCGGAAGAGCACGTAGCCGTGAAGCACTGATCAGCGATCACTGCGCGACGAGCCAGATGGAAAACCTCTGCACGGGTTCAACACTTTCCCAGGGCCGATGATAGATCAATTTCAGGGTGGTCTGGCCGGCACCGACCACCACGAACCGGAAGATCTGCACGCCGCCCGCACCGAGTGCCCTGGACTTCGACTCGAATTCGTTCTTACCCGTTTGCTGAATGATCCGCTCATTCGCCGGCTCCGCAACTGCCCATGTGTAGCCGGTAGTTGGATTCGCCGCAAGCGTCACTGCTAATTCCTCACCAACACCAACCGTGACAGTCTTCCCGTTATCTGCCTCAGTGAGTTGCTTACCTCTGGGCGCGTTGATTCTGATATTCGGAAGCATAACGATGGCGAGTACATCGCCGATTATGTACCACTTCTTTTCCATACCAGTCCACCCAAATGACTCGAAGTCGAGCATCTGCTCAGAGCTCAGGAGCCTGAGCGTTTGTTTAGCCGTGCCCTGCCAGTACCCCTTTGAATTCAAGGAGCATAACGAGCGGGATGCTCAGCATGCCCATGAAGATCTGAGGGTTCATTGCACCGGTGCGCAAGAACACGATGATGAACATACCCGTGGCGAAAACGCCGGTCAAAACGAGCGCTGAGATCAGATAGGAGATGCACTGCTCGCGGAAAGAGAACTCCTCGAACTCACGAAATCGCTTCTTACCGGGATTTGCGGCCGTATCTACCAGCTCGGAACGAATGTGATAAATTCGCCTGATGGAGTCCATCGCAATGGCGCTCAGCCAGGCGCAGCCGATGAACGTAAGGATCATGAGTGGTATCGTGTAGTGGTTCCGTGTAAAGAGATAAAGCAGGAATACATAGAGCGGGATGACCAACGGTCGCGCGATCCGTCCGAATCTGCTCGCGTTTTCCGCGAGCCCGAATTTCTTCCGCGCCTGGTACACAAAGACCGCTTTAAATGCTGTCAGGAACTCCTGCTCGACCATGAATGATTACCGTCTCTTAATCTCCGCGTTCTCTTTAAGAAGCTGAACTATGGGTAGAAGAGAAGTAGTAAAAAAACTCACTGGTTTGTGGCGGCAAGCGGTGGCCCATACGAAACGAGAAAACGGGACTTCCTCTACAGGACTTCCCGTAAGAAGATCCTGTACGTTCCCAGCTGACCACCGTAATTGCCCGCTGAGATTTTTACGACGCCCTCAACATCCTGTACGCTCAGAATAGCGGCACGCATAGCACCTTTTACCGAATCGAGCGTGAGGCCGTTGAACACGATTTCGGGGATGCTAACGACTCCGTCAGGCACCTGTGAATCCGCAATACGATCTTTCAGCGTGGGGCAGTGCCAGTGGTTGGTCGTCGGGCCGATCTCCGGAAAATTCGTCTCGGGCTTTGAGCCGGCGGAGCAGATCCCAAAGGGCGCGATCACGCCCTCAATCTCCTCAATCGCGGCAACTGCACGCTCACCCGCTTCCAGGGCGGACGCGATGCTGGTGCAGAAGAGCCAGAGATTGCCGCCCATGACGCCCCGCTGGTAGCTTATCCTCCGCTCGATCACGAATTCGCCCATCATGATCGGCACGACGATGACCTCCCGTCCGAATCGGTGCTCAACGGTTTCGTAGCCATCACCGCAATGCCCCACCGTCGCCATCATATCGATGGCCGCGGTAGTGTCAAGCGCATTGTAGGCCGAGGTCGTGGGCACGACGAGTATCCCCTGCCGCACGCGTTTTGCAAGCTCATATTCGAGCTTCTGGGGCGCTCCGGGACCGTAATTCACCCAGATTTGGATGACTGCGCCCGCTCGGCCATCCGGTGTTTCCTGTCCGGGCAACCACTGCTCGACACCACCTTCTGACTCTCCAAAGACCGTGCAGGGCAGTGCCGTGGCACCGCTGACCGCCTGGTGCACCAGTCGCGCATCATAAGCGGTTACGCAGAGACGAGCAACGAGCCCGTCAAAGGCCTCGCAATACGTGTCCTCGAGCTCCATTTCCTCACGACGACGGTGGTGCGGTTATCTATCCTCCGCGTTCAGCGCTGTGAGCGCGAAGAAAATGAAGGACCAAAAGATGCTGAATCGAGGTGTACGTACCACCTATTCCGCATCCTCGAAGCGCCCTGCAAGCTTTTTCATGATGTTGGGGAGCGTTGTGTATTCCATCTCCTCGATCGGTAGTCGGTGTGGCTCGAATGGCCCGTGCGCGCGCATGTAATCCGCGATCGCCGCTGCTTTCTGGCGTGCACGATCATATGCAGGATCATCAAAGAGGTCTGCGGGGCCGACCAACCGCCCCTTACTGAGCTGGAATCCCGCGGCAATGACGCGCGGTGGCCCATCAAACCGCGTGCACTTCGAATAGGTGAACGAGACAGGCATGATCGGACCGTTATGGGAGCCCCGCATCCAGCCACTAACGAGATGCGGCATGGCAAACGGCTCTATGACCTCGCCCAATGCCGGCAAGCCCGATTGCGCGCGAACCAGAGCAACGGGATCATCTTTACCGACGTATTTGCCCGCGGTAAAGAAGAGCTTCTCCGTGCTGATAACGGCCACGGGCTCATCCTTCGGCAGCGGGCTCGTCTCCTTCGGAAATACCCGCTTGATCACGTACTCGCTTTTCGCTCCGATCAAGGCAAGCAGTGCATACAGCTCCTCAGGGGTGCGCAAAAATACCCGCTTCTTCTTCTTGATGTCCCACACCTCGAAGATATACCCATCATGCATCGTGGGATCCACAACGAGTCCCGCCGTGTTGAACGGATCAGCAAAGATCTTATAGATCGGATAATTGAACGCACCGGGCTCAGTCTTGTCCATCATGAAAGCCACTAGCGGCTCGGAGCCGCGTTCCACAAATTCCAGCTCCGCTATTCCCGGACCCATGCCGCGGATATTACCACTAAATGCGTCCACGAGTAAATCCTGACCTGCACCGTGCAATTTGAGCTCTTTCGCCACTTCGGTTGCTGCCTCAAAGGTGTGCCACGCCAGGCCGTGGATCTCTTCCGAATCAACACCCTTGCGATGACTCATCAGCAACTCTAAATCATCGCCCGCATTCAGGATGTGATAATCCACAAGTAAGCCATTCTGCTTCGCCTGCTTCAATTCCTTGTTCGCACGCTCTTTCAAATCAGGATGCACTGTTGAATGCCCGGGAAATCCCCCGACATCCGCTTTTATCAAACTTACGGTTATTTTCTCCATTTGCTCCACCTACTCTTCTCTACGCTTAGCACGATAAAAAAGTTTCGCAGGATTACCTGAGACCGCAAGCTGCGGTGCGGCCCGCCACAGTGGCACACCGGGCGGGAGATCGATACGGTGAAGTGTGAAAACGCGAAACGGTTACTTCCCCCAGCACTCGAATGCTCAGCCGCTGGCCTGAACGACCAGCGCATGCAGTATTTTTATATAATTACAAAACCGACGATTCAATCCACATACGAGAAGGCACGCTTCATCTCTTCTTCTCGTCGTTTATGCTCGCGCTTGAGCTGCTCGGCTCTTCTGAAGTACTCTTCCGCCTTATCGTCCTCAGCCATCAGCTTGTAGACCTGGCCCAGATTGATACAGGTTGAGATGCCTTCGTCCATGAGATAAGCGCTGAGATTTAGCGCTGCATTGAAGAAGCTAATGGCCATCTCGTTCATCTCCAGGCTCGCGTAAGCGACGCCGCAATCGTTACAGGCCTTTGCGAGCGTGGGCAGTCGCGGCTCTCGCTTCACGATCTCCTTGTAAATCGCTATCGCTTCCTCAAATTCGCCCGCGTTGAGGCGTGCCTCACCAGCGAGTAACAGCTCCTCTGCCGTCTTCACCCCGGACTTCTCCAATTCATTATCTCCACTCATGATACAAGATAGAGTCCAAGCCTTCCTTAAATAAGAATTGGAATCCCAATCCGCGTACGTGCGTTCCCGCTGTTCAGCCCAACTTTCCCGCGTCCTCTCGCACACGCATGCGGAACCGTTTATGGATCGCGGTTATTTCCGCACGCTTGCTATCGTCCGCGCGTTCGATGTTGTGGAAGTACGGGAAAGGAACGTTCTCTCTCTGGGCCGTAAGGAACGCTCTGATTTCTGCGGTTATCTCGCTGTCCGGGATCAGTGCGGGATCGTTGGCATAGTGCTCGCGATTCCGTTCCCAACTCGTTACCAGCTCCATTACCGCTTCCTTGCCTTGCTCCGCGAATGCTTCACAGATCAGTGAGAGGAAACGGATATCGACCGATGCAAGGCCGACGTTTGCATACGGCACGGCGTATTCGTTGCCATTGAAGACGATGGCGATGCCGCCACGGCTTGCCACCTCGTTCAGCATCTTGTAATCAGTAATGCTGTCGCCGACCGCGATGATGTCACGAACCGCAATCCGCTTCTCGGCTGCGATCGTGCGCACGGCTTCAGCCTTCCGTTCACCGCCAACGACACGTGTCGAGAAGATATTGAAACCCAGCGCAGGAAGCTGCTGGAAGAAAAGCTCATCCAACCGCCTTGTAAGCTGACCTGTTTCCTCGCGTTCAAGATCCGTGGAGAGCCCAAGAAGCTCGTCCTGAGCTTCGTTAAGGAGCGTAAAAGCCGCTTCGGGTAGCGCAAACCTCAAGCTGTCCAAATTCAACGAGGTACAGAGGATATGGTCCTCGGGAACGCCCAGCTGACGCCCGATATGGTGCGCATGCTGCTCATAGCTGGTGGAGATGATATAAATATCCCAGCCGCCCGCTTGTAACTGCCGGAAGAGGGTTGTAGCGCCGTCAACGATCTTTGCACGCGCCGATACGCGTCTGATATCCGACTCAGTAATAGCATGCGCTAGGAGGAACGGCACGATGAGCGCGAGCGTATCGCCCGGCTCGTAGCCCGCTCGTCCTTGAAGCGAAATAAGGTCATCATAACGGCTGATCAGCTCGAAGATGCGTGCACCGTCGTCTCCCGTGAGCTTCATCACCTCGTAAGCATTATCCTGCGGTGAGAGCGGCCCTTCGAGATCGAAGCAAATGGTCCGTTCCTGTTCCAACGTTCTCGCAGTCATCTCATTCACTCCCGATCCCAGCCGATCGGTAGCGGCACAGAAGAATAGGGTGGCAAGCTTTAAATACAAGACGCCCCCCCTCATATATAGGTGACCCTAACAAATGGCGCGTATGGTGAGCAGAAAAGCGGAAGATTATCTGGAAGCGATCCTGAACGTTGCGGAGCGGAAGGGATACGCACGAGTAAAGGACGTTGCGATAGCGTTGCAGGTCCGACCCCCGAGTGTTGTTGAGATGCTGCGGAAACTTGACGGACAGGGCTTTGTTCTGTATCAGAAATACGAAGGCGTGCGATTGACCCCGCGCGGAAACGAGATCGCACGTGTGGTCAAAAACCGTCATGAGACGATCCGTGCATTTCTGGAGCTCTTGAACGTGCCCGCGAAGATCGCGGATAAGGATGCGTGCATCATTGAGCACGAGCTGGAGCCGACGACGATTGAGCAGTTGAAGAACTTCGTGCAGTTTGTGCTGACCGCGCCGGATCATCCCCAATGGCTTGCGCATTTCGAGACCTTCTGTGAGACTGGCGTCCATCCGTGTGCCGAGGATGAGCGAGAGCCAAAACTGAGCAACACGCCATAACCGTCTGAAGCTTCGATTACGCCACTAGCTAGGGCAGTTGAAGACCGGTTCAGCCCCTTGTATAGGCTGTTGTTCGCGTCGAGTACAATTAGGTTTTCCGTAATATCCGAATAATGTTAGGGACGGCTTTTTCTGTGCCTAAAGGGAGAGTATAAAACCAGAGAGTCATGAAGAATCCGGGAGTGTTCCACGAATCAGGGGCAGGAAGCGTCCTTCTTAGCTCACTGCTGCCAGGCGAGCAAGGGCGGATCATTGCGGTTGGCATGGGCATGGGGCGGCAGCACCATCTCCGGCGGATGGGACTGCGGGAAGGCAAGATCGTTACGGTGATCGCGACCCAGCCGGCACACGGCCCGTTCGTCTTGGAAATCGATGGCGCACAGATTGCAATCGGGCGGGGCATGGCACTGCATATTCTGGTCGAGAAGGTATGAAGCAGATCATTCTTACAGGCTGCCCCAACGTGGGCAAGAGCGTTCTATTCTCCCGATTGACCGGTGTGAATGTGATCTCATCGAATTATCCTGGCACTACGGTCGATCTCACGCGCGGCACCACCCGGATCGGAAACGAGAAATACGAGCTGATCGATATACCAGGAACATACTCCCTGGAGCCAACTTCGAAAGCCGAGGAAGTCGCCCGAACGATGCTCCACGGTGGCGATATTGTTATCAATGTGGTTGATGCAACGCACCTGGAGCGAAATCTCTATCTGTCGCTGGAGCTCCTGGAGATGAAGAAGCCTACGATCGTTGTCCTCAACCTCTGGGACGAGACACAGCACCTCGGTATCGAGATCGATCTCGCACGCTTGGAGCGTGACCTCGGCGTTCAGGTTGTTCCGACCTGCGCGCTCTGTGGTACGGGCATCATGGAACTGGCAGCTGCGATTAACAGGGCCGAGCCCTCGAAGACGATCCAGCCGATGTCAGAGGAGGAACGCTGGTTGCGCGTCGGCGAGCTCATTCGTGACACGCAGCAGGTGCACCACCGCCACCACACCTTCTGGGACCGGTTGGCAGACATGACCGTACAGCCGGCGACCGGTATTCCGCTTGCGATACTCGCGATACTCCTCGTCTTCCTCTTTATCATTGAGATCGGGAACGCGCTCATCGAATATGTGCTTGATCCCTTCTTTTACGGCCTTTACGGCCCCTGGATCATCAACGCCGTGAACTCGTTCGCGCCGAGCGGACTCTTGCACAATATCTTGATCGGGACCTCGACGGTCGAAGCACCGGATTTCGAGCAGTCGCTGGGCATCCTGACGACGGGTCTCTACGTGCCCTTCGGCATGGTGCTGCCCTTTATTATCTCCTTCTACTTCATGCTCAGCCTGCTCGAAGACCTGGGATATCTGCCCCGGCTCGCGGTGCTCATTGATACCGGTTTCCACAAGCTCGGGTTGCATGGTTCCGCAATCGTGCCGACGCTCCTGGGCTGCGGTTGTAATGTCCCGGGCGCGTTAGCCACGCGTATCCTGGAGACGGATAAACAGCGGTTCATAGCCATGACGCTCATGGCGATCTCCATCCCCTGCATGGCGCAGTCCGCGATGATCTTTGCTATCCTCGGCCGCTACGGGCTCAGATGGATACTCATCGTTTACCTCACCCTCTTCGTGCTTTACATCTCCTTAGGGCTGGTCTTGAAGCGGATCGTAAAGGGCGAGAGCCCCGAGCTGTTACTGGAAGTCCCGCCGTATCGCAAGCCTGATCTAAGAACGTTACTCAAGAAGACGTGGTCGAAGGCTTATGGCTTCCTCGCCGAGGCCGTTCCGTTCGTCATCCTTGGCATCTTGATCGTGAATCTGCTCTACGTCTTCGGGATCGTTGACGTGCTCTCAGTGCTCTTCGCGCCGCTTTTAACACGGGTGCTCGGGCTCCCAGAGGGCGCGATCGTCGCGCTGATGCTCGGCATTTTGCGAAAGGACATCGCGATCGGTATGCTCCTGCCCCTGGGTATGACACCGCAGCAGTTGACGGTCGCGTGCATCATTCTGGCCACCTACTTCCCCTGTATCGCGACCTTCGTGGTGATGCTCCGCGAGCTGGGCGTGAAGGCTCTGCTCAAAGCCGCAGGGTTGATGGTGCTCATCTCCT is part of the Methanomicrobia archaeon genome and harbors:
- a CDS encoding 2-phospho-L-lactate transferase gives rise to the protein MIILSGGTGTPKLLPGLEKVFKGERLTIVVNTAEDVWISGNLLCPDLDSVLYTLGGLINKETWWGVKNDSFSTHAALQDLPNPERLMIGDRDRATHIARSELLRQGKTLTEATAALARSFGIPERITILPMTDAPAAVCTKILTPDGELHFQEFWVEHRGEPEVLDVRFEAIESAKPSAEVIAALEDKSDPLVLFGPSNPVTSIGPILALEGVRELLKWKVVVAISPIVGAAAVSGPAGKFMRAKGFEVSPYGVYSCYKDLLDVLIIDKRDVCTVSGGVDVLQTDILMKKERDSKRIATFLKGKIPR
- a CDS encoding formylmethanofuran--tetrahydromethanopterin N-formyltransferase, which produces MELEDTYCEAFDGLVARLCVTAYDARLVHQAVSGATALPCTVFGESEGGVEQWLPGQETPDGRAGAVIQIWVNYGPGAPQKLEYELAKRVRQGILVVPTTSAYNALDTTAAIDMMATVGHCGDGYETVEHRFGREVIVVPIMMGEFVIERRISYQRGVMGGNLWLFCTSIASALEAGERAVAAIEEIEGVIAPFGICSAGSKPETNFPEIGPTTNHWHCPTLKDRIADSQVPDGVVSIPEIVFNGLTLDSVKGAMRAAILSVQDVEGVVKISAGNYGGQLGTYRIFLREVL
- a CDS encoding fructose 1,6-bisphosphatase yields the protein MEKITVSLIKADVGGFPGHSTVHPDLKERANKELKQAKQNGLLVDYHILNAGDDLELLMSHRKGVDSEEIHGLAWHTFEAATEVAKELKLHGAGQDLLVDAFSGNIRGMGPGIAELEFVERGSEPLVAFMMDKTEPGAFNYPIYKIFADPFNTAGLVVDPTMHDGYIFEVWDIKKKKRVFLRTPEELYALLALIGAKSEYVIKRVFPKETSPLPKDEPVAVISTEKLFFTAGKYVGKDDPVALVRAQSGLPALGEVIEPFAMPHLVSGWMRGSHNGPIMPVSFTYSKCTRFDGPPRVIAAGFQLSKGRLVGPADLFDDPAYDRARQKAAAIADYMRAHGPFEPHRLPIEEMEYTTLPNIMKKLAGRFEDAE
- a CDS encoding tetratricopeptide repeat protein; this translates as MSGDNELEKSGVKTAEELLLAGEARLNAGEFEEAIAIYKEIVKREPRLPTLAKACNDCGVAYASLEMNEMAISFFNAALNLSAYLMDEGISTCINLGQVYKLMAEDDKAEEYFRRAEQLKREHKRREEEMKRAFSYVD
- a CDS encoding metal-dependent transcriptional regulator encodes the protein MVSRKAEDYLEAILNVAERKGYARVKDVAIALQVRPPSVVEMLRKLDGQGFVLYQKYEGVRLTPRGNEIARVVKNRHETIRAFLELLNVPAKIADKDACIIEHELEPTTIEQLKNFVQFVLTAPDHPQWLAHFETFCETGVHPCAEDEREPKLSNTP
- a CDS encoding ferrous iron transport protein A, whose amino-acid sequence is MKNPGVFHESGAGSVLLSSLLPGEQGRIIAVGMGMGRQHHLRRMGLREGKIVTVIATQPAHGPFVLEIDGAQIAIGRGMALHILVEKV
- a CDS encoding ferrous iron transporter B; translated protein: MKQIILTGCPNVGKSVLFSRLTGVNVISSNYPGTTVDLTRGTTRIGNEKYELIDIPGTYSLEPTSKAEEVARTMLHGGDIVINVVDATHLERNLYLSLELLEMKKPTIVVLNLWDETQHLGIEIDLARLERDLGVQVVPTCALCGTGIMELAAAINRAEPSKTIQPMSEEERWLRVGELIRDTQQVHHRHHTFWDRLADMTVQPATGIPLAILAILLVFLFIIEIGNALIEYVLDPFFYGLYGPWIINAVNSFAPSGLLHNILIGTSTVEAPDFEQSLGILTTGLYVPFGMVLPFIISFYFMLSLLEDLGYLPRLAVLIDTGFHKLGLHGSAIVPTLLGCGCNVPGALATRILETDKQRFIAMTLMAISIPCMAQSAMIFAILGRYGLRWILIVYLTLFVLYISLGLVLKRIVKGESPELLLEVPPYRKPDLRTLLKKTWSKAYGFLAEAVPFVILGILIVNLLYVFGIVDVLSVLFAPLLTRVLGLPEGAIVALMLGILRKDIAIGMLLPLGMTPQQLTVACIILATYFPCIATFVVMLRELGVKALLKAAGLMVLISFSIGVLMRVILIGI